In Mus caroli chromosome 9, CAROLI_EIJ_v1.1, whole genome shotgun sequence, a single window of DNA contains:
- the Zkscan7 gene encoding zinc finger protein with KRAB and SCAN domains 7, with amino-acid sequence MTMEGRGTLDIIPRTAMYQKQEGSLTVKQEPGSQTWGQKNYLPVCEIFRLHFRQLCYHEMSGPQQALSRLRELCHWWLMPEVHTKEQILELLVLEQFLSILPRELQTWVQLHHPETGEEAVAMVEDFQRHLSESGEVSPPAQEQDVHLKKMGALSAAEQSPTTTSDQGLAPDALLDPPCDPGAGHEPAFPKVENSRAQAVVTVLRMARPQETAANKDYKQEKWSVLCETEVVRDEHGLASLGKNRIGSSEFSPKQDISKGSHSLDASSEGLFGAALVERESGDICKDPLAQMEGHPSDEEGSRLESGFLEKEDKNSTNDRNEGCKDVGEHPEMPSSPVEHQGEAKRQKSYQCDECGKVFNQSSRFLGHQRIHVGERPFECNKCEKTFQQISQLIVHLRIHTQEKPYECCESGKTYCHSSHLIQHQRLHNGEKPYKGNECVRASIQSSQLLVHKRTHTGEKPNESGEAFIWNKSLIQHQVLHISKKPYECNECGKAFYTNRNLIDHQRIHTGEKPYECIECGKSFSQSKCLTRHQSLHTGEKTYKCSECGKAFRQNSQLIDHKRVHTGEKPFECSECGKKFSLGKCLIRHQRLHTGEKPYKCSECGKSFNQNSHLIIHQRIHTGEKPYGCNECGKVFSYSSSLMVHQRTHTGEKPYKCKDCMKAFGDSSQLIVHQRVHTGEKPYECAECGKAFSQRSTFNHHQRTHNVEKPSSLIQAVS; translated from the exons ATGACCATGGAAGGCAGGGGGACATTAGATATCATCCCCAGGACTGCCATGTATCAGAAGCAGGAGGGGAGCTTGACTGTGAAGCAGGAACCAGGAAGCCAGACATGGGGACAGAAGAACTACCTTCCCGTCTGTGAAATATTCCGACTGCACTTCAGGCAGTTGTGCTACCATGAGATGTCTGGGCCTCAGCAGGCCCTGAGCCGGCTCAGGGAGCTCTGCCACTGGTGGCTGATGCCAGAGGTCCACACCAAGGAGCAGATCCTGGAGCTGCTGGTGCTGGAACAGTTCCTGAGCATCCTGCCCAGGGAACTTCAGACCTGGGTACAGCTCCATCACCCTGAGACTGGCGAGGAGGCTGTGGCTATGGTGGAGGATTTCCAGAGACACCTTAGTGAGTCGGGGGAG GTTTCACCTCCAGCACAAGAACAGGATGTGCATTTAAAGAAGATGGGAGCACTGAGTGCAGCTGAGCAGTCGCCTACCACAACCTCTGATCAGGGCTTGGCCCCTGATGCACTCTTGGATCCTCCCTGTGACCCAGGAGCTGGACACG AACCTGCTTTTCCCAAAGTGGAGAACTCCAGAGCCCAGGCAGTGGTTACTGTGCTTAGGATGGCCAGGCCTCAG GAGACGGCAGCAAACAAGGACTATAAGCAAGAAAAGTGGAGTGTCCTGTGTGAGACGGAGGTGGTAAGAGATGAGCACGGCCTGGCCTCTCTGG GTAAGAACAGGATAGGAAGTTCTGAGTTCAGTCCAAAGCAGGACATTTCTAAAGGATCACATTCACTTGACGCATCCTCAGAGGGACTCTTTGGAGCGGCACTGGTAGAGAGAGAGTCTGGTGATATCTGCAAAGATCCTTTAGCACAGATGGAAGGGCATCCCTCAGATGAAGAAGGCAGCAGACTAGAAAGTGGTTTCTtggaaaaggaagataaaaattCTACAAATGACAGAAATGAGGGATGTAAAGATGTAGGGGAACATCCAGAAATGCCCTCCAGTCCTGTTGAGCATCAGGGAGAAGCAAAGAGGCAGAAGTCCTATCAATGTGATGAGTGTGGCAAAGTTTTTAACCAGAGCTCACGCTTCCTTGGACATCAGAGAATCCACGTTGGAGAGAGACCCTTTGAATGTAACAAGTGTGAGAAGACCTTTCAACAGATATCTCAGCTAATTGTTCACCTCAGAATACACACTCAGGAAAAGCCTTATGAATGTTGTGAGTCTGGGAAGACTTATTGTCACAGTTCCCACCTTATTCAACACCAGAGACTCCATAATGGAGAGAAGCCTTATAAAGGTAATGAATGTGTAAGAGCTTCCATTCAGAGTTCCCAGCTCCTGGTCCACAAGAGAacccacactggagagaaacctaaTGAATCTGGTGAGgcattcatttggaataaaagtCTTATTCAACATCAGGTCCTTCACATTAGTAAGAAGCCCTATGAGTGTaatgagtgtgggaaagccttctaTACCAACAGAAATCTTATTGACCACCAGAGAatccacactggggagaagccttATGAATGTATTGAATGTGGCAAGTCCTTCAGTCAGAGTAAGTGTCTTACTCGACACCAGAGTCTCCACACTGGGGAAAAAAcatacaaatgtagtgaatgtgggaaagccttccgtcagaactctcagctcattgACCACAAACGAGTTCATACTGGTGAAAAGCCTTTTGAATGTAGTGAATGTGGTAAGAAATTCAGTTTAGGTAAATGCCTTATTCGGCACCAGAGACttcacactggagaaaagccctATAAATGCAGTGAGTGTGGAAAATCCTTCAATCAAAACTCTCACCTCATTATACACCAGAGAATTCACACTGGTGAAAAACCTTATGGATGTAATGAGTGTGGGAAGGTCTTTAGTTATAGTTCTAGCCTTATGGTTCATCAGAGAACCCATACTGGTGAAAAGCCCTATAAATGTAAAGATTGCATGAAAGCCTTTGGTGACAGTTCACAGCTTATTGTGCACCAGAGAGTTCACACTGGTGAGAAGCCTTATGAATGTGctgaatgtgggaaagcctttagtCAGCGTTCCACCTTTAATCACCATCAGCGAACTCACAATGTCGAGAAGCCCTCAAGTCTGATTCAGGCAGTATCTTAA
- the Znf660 gene encoding zinc finger protein 660 — translation MRRKTGKFKHKTFEDSKSPTEGSDQERENSGPQFCASTTGKRGHGERRQFVCTECGKAFSQSANLTVHERIHTGEKPYKCKECGKAFSHSSNLVVHQRIHTGLKPYTCSDCGKAFSGKSHLIRHQEVHSGEKTHKCKECGKAFSRSSGLISHHRVHTGEKPYTCIECGKAFSRSSNLTQHQRMHRGKKIYKCKECGKTCGSNTKIMDHQRIHTGEKPYECAECGKAFIFRKALNEHQRLHRREKPYKCNECGKAFTSNRNLIDHQRVHTGEKPYKCNECGKTFRQTSQVILHLRTHTKEKPYKCSECGRAYRYSSQLILHQRKHNEEKETLLFTSQV, via the coding sequence ATGCGGAGAAAGACAGGAAAGTTCAAACATAAGACATTTGAAGATAGCAAGTCGCCCACTGAAGGGAGTGACCAGGAGCGTGAAAACAGTGGTCCTCAGTTCTGTGCCTCCACGACGGGGAAGAGAGGTCATGGTGAAAGGAGACAGTTTGTGTGCActgagtgtgggaaagccttcagtcAGAGTGCCAACCTCACTGTGCATGAGCGAATCCACACAGGGGAGAAGCCTTATAAGTGTAAGGAATGTGGAAAAGCCTTCAGTCACAGTTCCAACCTTGTGGTTCATCAAAGAATCCATACCGGACTTAAGCCGTACACATGCAGTGACTGTGGGAAGGCATTCAGCGGGAAGTCACATCTCATCCGGCACCAGGAAGTCCACAGTGGGgagaaaacacacaaatgtaaagagtgtgggaaagccttcagccGGAGCTCAGGACTTATCTCTCATCACAGAGTTCATACTGGCGAGAAGCCCTACACTTGTAttgagtgtgggaaagcctttagcAGGAGTTCAAACCTCACTCAACATCAGAGAATGCACAGAGGGAAAAAGATTTACAAATGTAAAGAGTGTGGGAAAACATGTGGTTCTAATACAAAGATTATGGACcatcagagaattcacactggggagaagccctACGAGTGTGccgagtgtgggaaagccttcatcTTCAGGAAAGCTCTTAATGAACACCAGAGACTCCACCGcagagagaaaccttacaaatgtaacgAGTGTGGGAAAGCTTTTACTTCTAACCGAAACCTTATAGATCATCAGAGagttcacactggagagaagccttataaatgtaatgaatgtggtaagACATTCAGGCAGACATCTCAGGTTATTCTACATTTGAGAACTCATACTAAAGAGAAACCCTATAAGTGtagtgagtgtgggagagcttaTCGTTATAGCTCACAGCTCATTCTGCATCAAAGGAAGcacaatgaagagaaagaaaccttACTGTTTAccagccaggtgtga